A genomic region of Arachis hypogaea cultivar Tifrunner chromosome 5, arahy.Tifrunner.gnm2.J5K5, whole genome shotgun sequence contains the following coding sequences:
- the LOC112802134 gene encoding uncharacterized protein isoform X1, with amino-acid sequence MYRPFMSCDDPKGVVECGSIRKYRTNSQKMRKDRTKASGRRPAEDTEESLTNRTDKEDKVSKGSIERTFDSSSLQLMEVSRGAQRLNNMIDSWSRGLSYGGRSEDIAKDLLKGALDLQESLVMLRKVQEASRDVARARRKQSEKPENERIIDDRAHSNRFSEQSNSIGFQRPWPSADGYSSSSREELKKVIKESLVRQNLFPGTSTEALDSASEMHSTSSSQSSMFQNDRLSDSSFSPMNARKEKGPSLVARLMGLEQEEEVTSRLFPTLMQKQLESEKIVNQKRPVFEVDMPKVRKTNPIVHPERHKSKTLREILETNHFNGVLNSPATERKHQMAHYKQLDDLPPIVLIKPRCTPCHEFARVHEPVPSEDLSLRKLKAKPVSSGTFMGKEIEEHVSKRLSKGGRTELLREIMEPEAKEIKPNENEKALRGKVKLNGNVNHKSQESETVDRKVKAKTASKMPPEKAILKHKIVTKSQDQGGEISSTKLRKPQNGSRIDLNDIPGKKSTSLNSISKTKNQKIKSSKEQIKNQMKKQRSTAEPEAAKPVDEQLAQKEEEKTIDVQYKDDCTEIRIIDIIADDLAIEDEVYSSTNKITAEDCNQSQSSSADNIMMLKTEHENGSEADSNKHDNKEEAELKYFLLNNQSFINHAEELLNLDLDCPKMLPKIEADGIVNPRLYLDCANELAERKSLQESLVHPLLLLTSLGNSRFHISLGSLVEEICIAIRNLSSYSEIQSGKKLASDNIYAMMERDINSNYGMMNGIWKWGWRHGFSADEAEQVVSEVESLVLSGLIEEVLVNL; translated from the exons ATGTATAGGCCTTTCATGTCATGTGATGATCCAAAAGGAGTTGTGGAGTGTGGGTCAATTAGGAAATACAGGACCAATTCACAGAAGATGAGGAAGGACAGGACAAAAGCCAGTGGCCGGAGGCCGGCCGAGGACACGGAGGAATCATTGACAAACAGAACAGACAAAGAAGATAAGGTCTCAAAAGGGTCCATAGAGAGAACTTTTGATTCTTCATCCTTGCAGCTCATGGAGGTATCGAGAGGAGCTCAAAGGCTGAACAACATGATTGATTCATGGTCTAGAGGCCTAAGTTATGGTGGAAGGTCTGAAGATATTGCAAAAGATTTGTTGAAAGGTGCTCTTGATCTCCAAGAGTCTCTGGTAATGCTTAGGAAGGTGCAAGAAGCTTCCCGAGATGTGGCTCGTGCAAGGCGAAAACAGAGCGAGAAACCTGAGAATGAGAGAATTATTGATGATAGAGCACATTCCAATAGATTCAGTGAACAAAGCAATTCAATAGGATTTCAAAGACCTTGGCCTAGTGCTGATGGTTATTCAAGTAGCAGCAGAGAGGAACTTAAGAAAGTGATTAAGGAGAGTTTGGTTAGGCAAAATCTGTTTCCAggaacaagcactgaagcactgGATTCGGCATCAGAAATGCATTCAACAAGCTCGAGCCAATCTTCCATGTTTCAGAATGATAGGCTTTCTGATTCTTCATTCTCCCCAATGAATGCAAGGAAGGAAAAAGGGCCGAGCCTCGTTGCGAGGCTGATGGGtttagaacaagaagaagaagtaacCTCAAGATTGTTTCCAACTCTGATGCAAAAACAGTTGGAGAGTGAAAAGATTGTGAATCAAAAAAGGCCTGTGTTTGAGGTGGATATGCCTAAGGTAAGAAAGACTAATCCAATTGTTCATCCAGAAAGACATAAGAGTAAGACTCTGAGGGAAATCCTTGAGACTAATCACTTCAATGGAGTTCTAAATAGTCCTGCAACAGAGAGAAAGCATCAAATGGCTCATTACAAGCAACTTGATGATTTACCCCCAATTGTGCTAATCAAACCTCGATGTACTCCTTGTCACGAATTTGCCAGAGTCCATGAGCCGGTTCCTTCAGAAGATTTATCCCTCAGAAAACTAAAAGCAAAACCAGTCTCTTCTGGAACATTCATGGGAAAGGAAATAGAAGAACATGTGTCCAAAAGGTTATCCAAGGGAGGAAGAACCGAGCTACTCAGAGAGATCATGGAGCCGGAAGCAAAAGAGATCAAGCCTAATGAAAATGAGAAGGCTCTAAGAGGAAAGGTGAAACTGAATGGCaatgttaatcacaaatcacagGAAAGTGAAACAGTTGATAGAAAAGTTAAGGCCAAGACTGCTAGCAAAATGCCACCGGAAAAGGCGATTCTGAAACATAAAATTGTGACAAAATCTCAGGATCAAGGAGGAGAAATCAGCTCCACAAAGTTGAGGAAGCCACAAAATGGATCCAGAATTGACCTGAATGACATTCCTGGCAAAAAGAGTACTTCTTTAAACTCCATCTCCAAAACAAAGAATCAGAAAATTAAGAGTTCCAAAGAACAGATTAAGAATCAGATGAAGAAGCAAAGGTCTACTGCTGAGCCTGAAGCAGCTAAACCAGTA GATGAACAACTAGcacagaaagaagaagaaaagaccaTTGATGTGCAGTATAAAGATGACTGCACCGAGATTAGAATCATCGATATCATAGCAGATGATCTTGCAATAGAAGATGAAGTATATTCCTCTACAAATAAGATTACAG CAGAAGATTGTAATCAGAGCCAGAGTTCTTCAGCAGACAATATTATGATGCTAAAGACTGAACATGAAAATGGAAGTGAAGCTGATAGCAACAAGCATGACAACAAAGAGGAAGCGGAGctgaaatattttcttttaaacaaTCAATCATTCATTAACCATGCCGAGGAACTCCTCAATCTTGATTTGGATTGTCCTAAGATGCTACCAAAAATTGAAGCAGATGGAATAGTCAATCCCAGACTCTACTTAGACTGCGCGAATGAACTCGCAGAGCGCAAAAGTCTTCAAGAATCACTAGTCCACCCTTTGTTGTTGCTGACCTCTTTAGGGAACTCAAGATTTCACATCTCTTTAGGAAGTTTGGTTGAGGAAATCTGCATAGCCATTCGGAATCTGTCATCATACAGTGAAATTCAATCTGGGAAGAAACTTGCTTCGGATAATATCTATGCAATGATGGAAAGAGATATAAATTCCAATTAtggaatgatgaatggaatatggAAATGGGGTTGGAGGCATGGATTTTCTGCAGATGAAGCTGAACAAGTTGTGAGTGAAGTAGAGAGCTTAGTGTTAAGTGGATTAATTGAGGAGGTACTTGTAAATTTATGA
- the LOC112802134 gene encoding uncharacterized protein isoform X2 codes for MYRPFMSCDDPKGVVECGSIRKYRTNSQKMRKDRTKASGRRPAEDTEESLTNRTDKEDKVSKGSIERTFDSSSLQLMEVSRGAQRLNNMIDSWSRGLSYGGRSEDIAKDLLKGALDLQESLVMLRKVQEASRDVARARRKQSEKPENERIIDDRAHSNRFSEQSNSIGFQRPWPSADGYSSSSREELKKVIKESLVRQNLFPGTSTEALDSASEMHSTSSSQSSMFQNDRLSDSSFSPMNARKEKGPSLVARLMGLEQEEEVTSRLFPTLMQKQLESEKIVNQKRPVFEVDMPKVRKTNPIVHPERHKSKTLREILETNHFNGVLNSPATERKHQMAHYKQLDDLPPIVLIKPRCTPCHEFARVHEPVPSEDLSLRKLKAKPVSSGTFMGKEIEEHVSKRLSKGGRTELLREIMEPEAKEIKPNENEKALRGKVKLNGNVNHKSQESETVDRKVKAKTASKMPPEKAILKHKIVTKSQDQGGEISSTKLRKPQNGSRIDLNDIPGKKSTSLNSISKTKNQKIKSSKEQIKNQMKKQRSTAEPEAAKPVDEQLAQKEEEKTIDVQYKDDCTEIRIIDIIADDLAIEDEVYSSTNKITEDCNQSQSSSADNIMMLKTEHENGSEADSNKHDNKEEAELKYFLLNNQSFINHAEELLNLDLDCPKMLPKIEADGIVNPRLYLDCANELAERKSLQESLVHPLLLLTSLGNSRFHISLGSLVEEICIAIRNLSSYSEIQSGKKLASDNIYAMMERDINSNYGMMNGIWKWGWRHGFSADEAEQVVSEVESLVLSGLIEEVLVNL; via the exons ATGTATAGGCCTTTCATGTCATGTGATGATCCAAAAGGAGTTGTGGAGTGTGGGTCAATTAGGAAATACAGGACCAATTCACAGAAGATGAGGAAGGACAGGACAAAAGCCAGTGGCCGGAGGCCGGCCGAGGACACGGAGGAATCATTGACAAACAGAACAGACAAAGAAGATAAGGTCTCAAAAGGGTCCATAGAGAGAACTTTTGATTCTTCATCCTTGCAGCTCATGGAGGTATCGAGAGGAGCTCAAAGGCTGAACAACATGATTGATTCATGGTCTAGAGGCCTAAGTTATGGTGGAAGGTCTGAAGATATTGCAAAAGATTTGTTGAAAGGTGCTCTTGATCTCCAAGAGTCTCTGGTAATGCTTAGGAAGGTGCAAGAAGCTTCCCGAGATGTGGCTCGTGCAAGGCGAAAACAGAGCGAGAAACCTGAGAATGAGAGAATTATTGATGATAGAGCACATTCCAATAGATTCAGTGAACAAAGCAATTCAATAGGATTTCAAAGACCTTGGCCTAGTGCTGATGGTTATTCAAGTAGCAGCAGAGAGGAACTTAAGAAAGTGATTAAGGAGAGTTTGGTTAGGCAAAATCTGTTTCCAggaacaagcactgaagcactgGATTCGGCATCAGAAATGCATTCAACAAGCTCGAGCCAATCTTCCATGTTTCAGAATGATAGGCTTTCTGATTCTTCATTCTCCCCAATGAATGCAAGGAAGGAAAAAGGGCCGAGCCTCGTTGCGAGGCTGATGGGtttagaacaagaagaagaagtaacCTCAAGATTGTTTCCAACTCTGATGCAAAAACAGTTGGAGAGTGAAAAGATTGTGAATCAAAAAAGGCCTGTGTTTGAGGTGGATATGCCTAAGGTAAGAAAGACTAATCCAATTGTTCATCCAGAAAGACATAAGAGTAAGACTCTGAGGGAAATCCTTGAGACTAATCACTTCAATGGAGTTCTAAATAGTCCTGCAACAGAGAGAAAGCATCAAATGGCTCATTACAAGCAACTTGATGATTTACCCCCAATTGTGCTAATCAAACCTCGATGTACTCCTTGTCACGAATTTGCCAGAGTCCATGAGCCGGTTCCTTCAGAAGATTTATCCCTCAGAAAACTAAAAGCAAAACCAGTCTCTTCTGGAACATTCATGGGAAAGGAAATAGAAGAACATGTGTCCAAAAGGTTATCCAAGGGAGGAAGAACCGAGCTACTCAGAGAGATCATGGAGCCGGAAGCAAAAGAGATCAAGCCTAATGAAAATGAGAAGGCTCTAAGAGGAAAGGTGAAACTGAATGGCaatgttaatcacaaatcacagGAAAGTGAAACAGTTGATAGAAAAGTTAAGGCCAAGACTGCTAGCAAAATGCCACCGGAAAAGGCGATTCTGAAACATAAAATTGTGACAAAATCTCAGGATCAAGGAGGAGAAATCAGCTCCACAAAGTTGAGGAAGCCACAAAATGGATCCAGAATTGACCTGAATGACATTCCTGGCAAAAAGAGTACTTCTTTAAACTCCATCTCCAAAACAAAGAATCAGAAAATTAAGAGTTCCAAAGAACAGATTAAGAATCAGATGAAGAAGCAAAGGTCTACTGCTGAGCCTGAAGCAGCTAAACCAGTA GATGAACAACTAGcacagaaagaagaagaaaagaccaTTGATGTGCAGTATAAAGATGACTGCACCGAGATTAGAATCATCGATATCATAGCAGATGATCTTGCAATAGAAGATGAAGTATATTCCTCTACAAATAAGATTACAG AAGATTGTAATCAGAGCCAGAGTTCTTCAGCAGACAATATTATGATGCTAAAGACTGAACATGAAAATGGAAGTGAAGCTGATAGCAACAAGCATGACAACAAAGAGGAAGCGGAGctgaaatattttcttttaaacaaTCAATCATTCATTAACCATGCCGAGGAACTCCTCAATCTTGATTTGGATTGTCCTAAGATGCTACCAAAAATTGAAGCAGATGGAATAGTCAATCCCAGACTCTACTTAGACTGCGCGAATGAACTCGCAGAGCGCAAAAGTCTTCAAGAATCACTAGTCCACCCTTTGTTGTTGCTGACCTCTTTAGGGAACTCAAGATTTCACATCTCTTTAGGAAGTTTGGTTGAGGAAATCTGCATAGCCATTCGGAATCTGTCATCATACAGTGAAATTCAATCTGGGAAGAAACTTGCTTCGGATAATATCTATGCAATGATGGAAAGAGATATAAATTCCAATTAtggaatgatgaatggaatatggAAATGGGGTTGGAGGCATGGATTTTCTGCAGATGAAGCTGAACAAGTTGTGAGTGAAGTAGAGAGCTTAGTGTTAAGTGGATTAATTGAGGAGGTACTTGTAAATTTATGA